The Primulina huaijiensis isolate GDHJ02 unplaced genomic scaffold, ASM1229523v2 scaffold42781, whole genome shotgun sequence genome includes a region encoding these proteins:
- the LOC140969793 gene encoding uncharacterized protein isoform X2, which produces MAMRSGVLKAVVAIMALCLAAYIVGPLLYWRLVEGLAAFGRSSYSSCPSCNCDCVDSLQLLSAPEGISEDTQKNFVELLSEELKLREAEYLKKYQHADMALLEAKKMASQYQKEADKCNSGMETCEEAREKAEAALLAQKQLTAKWVLRASQSGRKEVITNHRF; this is translated from the exons ATGGCAATGCGAAGTGGGGTTTTGAAGGCAGTTGTTGCAATCATGGCATTGTGTTTAGCGGCATACATTGTTGGCCCACTTCTGTACTGGCGTTTAGTGGAAGGGCTTGCCGCATTCGGTCGATCGTCTTACTCCTCATGTCCATCCTGCAATTGTGACTGTGTTGATTCTCTGCAGCTGCTCTCCGCTCCCGAAG GAATAAGTGAGGACACACAGAAGAACTTCGTGGAGCTACTGTCTGAGGAATTGAAGCTGCGGGAAGCTGAATATTTAAAGAAATATCAGCATGCTGACATGGCACTACTCGAGGCTAAGAAAATGGCATCTCAATACCAGAAAGAGGCAGACAAGTGCAATTCTGGAATGGAAACATGTGAAGAGGCGAGAGAAAAGGCTGAAGCAGCTTTGTTAGCACAGAAACAGTTGACTGCTAAGTGGGTGTTGCGGGCTAGCCAAAGTGGTCGGAAGGAAGTAATAACAAATCATCGATTCTAG
- the LOC140969793 gene encoding uncharacterized protein isoform X1: MAMRSGVLKAVVAIMALCLAAYIVGPLLYWRLVEGLAAFGRSSYSSCPSCNCDCVDSLQLLSAPEDCSKHDPGISEDTQKNFVELLSEELKLREAEYLKKYQHADMALLEAKKMASQYQKEADKCNSGMETCEEAREKAEAALLAQKQLTAKWVLRASQSGRKEVITNHRF, translated from the exons ATGGCAATGCGAAGTGGGGTTTTGAAGGCAGTTGTTGCAATCATGGCATTGTGTTTAGCGGCATACATTGTTGGCCCACTTCTGTACTGGCGTTTAGTGGAAGGGCTTGCCGCATTCGGTCGATCGTCTTACTCCTCATGTCCATCCTGCAATTGTGACTGTGTTGATTCTCTGCAGCTGCTCTCCGCTCCCGAAG ATTGTTCAAAGCACGATCCAGGAATAAGTGAGGACACACAGAAGAACTTCGTGGAGCTACTGTCTGAGGAATTGAAGCTGCGGGAAGCTGAATATTTAAAGAAATATCAGCATGCTGACATGGCACTACTCGAGGCTAAGAAAATGGCATCTCAATACCAGAAAGAGGCAGACAAGTGCAATTCTGGAATGGAAACATGTGAAGAGGCGAGAGAAAAGGCTGAAGCAGCTTTGTTAGCACAGAAACAGTTGACTGCTAAGTGGGTGTTGCGGGCTAGCCAAAGTGGTCGGAAGGAAGTAATAACAAATCATCGATTCTAG
- the LOC140969796 gene encoding probable methyltransferase PMT14: MASKIHSPGSRRRSPVSIFIVIGLCCVFYFLGSWQSGFGKGNSFAKEINKQKTNCNVVPSIKSESHHSLNFESQHKFVEVVGSTEPKYKVFEPCDVRYTDYTPCQEQDRAMRFPREDMIYRERHCPPQEEKLHCLIPAPINYTSPFPWPKSRDYVYYANVPFKSLTVEKANQNWVQYDKSGVFKFPGGGTMFPQGADAYIDELATVIPIANGLIRTALDTGCGVASWGAYMLKRNVLPMSFAPRDNHEAQVQFALERGVPAVIGVLGSIKLPYPSRAFDMVQCSRCLIPWTSNDGKYLKEVDRVLRPGGFWVLSGPPINWKTYYLTWKRSKEDLKAEQSRIEELAELLCWEKKYEKGDIAIWRKKVNAMSCKRKSVNYCQSSDSDDVWYKKMETCVTPFPEVKRDNQVAGGELKRFPARLFDVPPRVKNGDVPGVTSELYKEDNKLWEKHVNEYKRINRLLGTARYRNIMDMNAGLGGFAAALESPKLWVMNVVPIVAQNTLGVIYERGLIGIYHDWCEGFSTYPRTYDFIHANGVFKLYRDKCDFEDILLEMDRILRPEGTVVFRDGVEELNTVSKISRGMRWETKMMDHEEGPLVPEKILVAVKKYWVAAANSTATEE, encoded by the exons ATGGCTTCGAAGATTCACTCACCAGGCAGTAGAAGAAGAAGTCCAGTGTCCATATTTATTGTGATTGGTCTTTGTTGCGTCTTTTATTTTCTGGGATCGTGGCAGAGTGGTTTTGGAAAGGGGAACAGTTTTGCAAAAGAGATAAATAAGCAGAAAACAAATTGCAACGTTGTTCCATCTATAAAGTCTGAAAGCCATCATTCTTTGAACTTTGAAAGCCAACATAAATTTGTGGAAGTAGTTGGGTCTACTGAACCCAAATACAAAGTTTTCGAGCCTTGTGATGTTCGATACACTGATTATACTCCTTGCCAAGAGCAGGATCGAGCCATGAGATTTCCTAGAGAAGACATGATATACAGAGAACGACATTGCCCACCACAAGAAGAGAAATTACACTGCTTGATTCCAGCACCAATCAACTACACTAGTCCTTTTCCATGGCCAAAGAGTCGTGACTATGTTTACTATGCGAACGTCCCTTTTAAAAGTCTGACGGTTGAGAAGGCCAATCAGAATTGGGTGCAATATGATAAGAGTGGTGTCTTCAAATTTCCTGGTGGTGGGACGATGTTCCCACAGGGGGCAGATGCTTATATTGACGAACTTGCAACGGTGATTCCAATTGCTAACGGGTTGATTCGAACAGCATTAGACACTGGTTGCGGA GTTGCCAGCTGGGGTGCTTACATGCTTAAAAGAAATGTGCTGCCCATGTCATTTGCACCAAGGGACAACCATGAGGCACAGGTGCAATTTGCGTTGGAGCGAGGCGTGCCTGCTGTCATCGGGGTTCTTGGATCAATAAAACTTCCATACCCCTCCAGGGCATTTGATATGGTGCAGTGTTCCAGGTGCTTGATACCATGGACTTCTAATG ACGGCAAGTATTTAAAGGAAGTGGATCGAGTTCTTAGACCCGGTGGATTCTGGGTGTTATCTGGTCCTCCGATCAATTGGAAAACGTACTATCTTACATGGAAAAGGTCTAAAGAAGATCTGAAGGCGGAACAATCAAGAATTGAAGAGTTGGCTGAACTCCTTTGCTGGGAGAAAAAGTACGAGAAAGGGGACATTGCTATCTGGAGGAAAAAAGTAAATGCCATGTCTTGTAAAAGGAAATCTGTCAATTATTGTCAATCTTCAGACAGTGACGATGTGTG GTACAAGAAAATGGAAACTTGCGTAACTCCCTTCCCAGAGGTCAAAAGAGACAATCAAGTAGCTGGAGGGGAGTTGAAGCGGTTTCCGGCCAGGCTTTTTGATGTGCCACCTCGAGTAAAAAATGGGGATGTTCCTGGAGTCACATCTGAATTGTATAAAGAGGATAATAAGCTTTGGGAAAAACATGTTAACGAGTACAAAAGGATTAATAGGTTACTTGGCACAGCGAGATATCGGAACATCATGGATATGAATGCGGGTCTTGGAGGTTTTGCAGCAGCATTGGAATCTCCGAAACTATGGGTGATGAATGTTGTGCCTATTGTTGCTCAGAATACTCTAGGTGTCATATACGAGCGAGGCTTGATTGGCATATATCATGATTG GTGTGAAGGGTTCTCCACTTACCCAAGGACCTACGATTTCATTCATGCTAATGGCGTATTCAAGTTATATCGCGACAA GTGTGATTTTGAAGACATTCTCCTGGAAATGGATCGAATTCTGCGGCCTGAAGGAACAGTAGTTTTTCGAGATGGGGTTGAAGAATTGAATACTGTGAGCAAAATAAGCCGAGGAATGAGATGGGAAACAAAAATGATGGATCATGAGGAGGGCCCTTTGGTGCCTGAGAAAATACTCGTCGCAGTAAAAAAATATTGGGTCGCGGCCGCCAATTCCACTGCTACCGAAGAATGA